Proteins from a single region of Crassaminicella profunda:
- a CDS encoding sugar-binding transcriptional regulator, with the protein MQRKENAEIDQWIEIQKRIVPEFVETLINRYKMLRLIHYYQPIGRRNLASELGMGERIVRKEVNVLKEQGFIDIKAEGMNITKFGYTSLEVLRRYIHRFKGLNGIEEEVVEKLKIKKVLIVPGFYDEDELVLREIGRVASVYLKSVLESQTVIGITGGQTMAMIAQEMGEEEIKQSDIAVIPARGGLGKNVENQANTIAAKVAKKLNASYNLLHMPDNISKELLKSLSEDPNIKEVVDYIQKIGVLVFGIGRADKMAIRRGLRQEKINSLKEQGAVAEAFGYYFNKDGEIIQEVNTVGVSLNHYKEMQHVIGVAAGTEKAEAIIAISRLNENLTLVIDEGLAREILI; encoded by the coding sequence ATGCAAAGAAAAGAAAATGCTGAAATTGATCAATGGATTGAGATTCAAAAAAGAATTGTACCAGAATTTGTAGAAACTTTAATCAATCGATATAAAATGCTTAGACTCATCCATTATTATCAACCCATTGGAAGAAGAAATTTGGCAAGTGAATTGGGAATGGGAGAAAGAATTGTACGTAAAGAAGTGAATGTTTTAAAGGAACAGGGATTCATAGATATTAAAGCTGAAGGAATGAATATCACAAAATTTGGTTACACTAGTTTAGAAGTATTAAGAAGATATATACATAGGTTTAAAGGCCTTAATGGCATTGAAGAAGAGGTTGTAGAAAAACTAAAAATAAAGAAAGTATTAATTGTTCCTGGTTTCTATGATGAAGACGAACTTGTTTTAAGAGAAATTGGTCGGGTTGCGTCAGTTTATCTTAAATCTGTATTGGAAAGCCAGACTGTTATAGGTATTACAGGAGGGCAAACAATGGCTATGATTGCCCAGGAAATGGGTGAAGAGGAAATAAAGCAATCTGACATAGCTGTTATTCCAGCTCGTGGAGGACTAGGAAAGAATGTAGAAAATCAAGCTAATACTATTGCAGCAAAGGTTGCAAAGAAGCTTAATGCATCTTATAATCTCCTTCATATGCCTGATAACATATCAAAAGAGCTTTTAAAAAGTTTATCAGAAGATCCAAATATAAAGGAAGTAGTAGATTATATTCAAAAAATAGGAGTCCTTGTTTTTGGAATAGGTAGAGCTGATAAAATGGCTATAAGAAGAGGCTTGCGCCAAGAGAAAATTAATAGTTTAAAAGAGCAAGGCGCTGTAGCAGAAGCTTTTGGATATTATTTTAATAAAGATGGAGAAATTATACAAGAAGTAAATACTGTGGGTGTTAGTTTAAATCACTATAAAGAGATGCAACATGTTATTGGTGTAGCTGCAGGAACTGAAAAAGCTGAAGCAATTATTGCCATAAGCAGATTAAATGAGAATCTTACATTGGTGATTGATGAAGGGTTAGCAAGAGAAATCTTAATATAA